acaaacaatccaatcaaaaagtgggcagaagacctaaacagacatttctccacctCCATAGAGGtggctaataaacatatgaaaaaatactcaacattgcttattatcagagaaatgtaaatcaaaactacaatgaagtattgTCTTACACCAttcagaatggacatcatcaaaaatctacaaacaataaatgctggagaggatgtggagaaatgggaaccctcttgcactgttgatggaaatgtaaattagtaacaaccactatggagaacaatatggagattcctaaaaaattaggaagaaaactaccatattacccagcaatcccactattaggcatataccctaaggaaaccataattgaaaaagacatatgtaccccaatattcattgcagtactatttaaaatagccaggacatggaagcaacctggacgTCCATcgccagatgaatggataaaggagctgtggtacatatatacaatggattattactcagccacaaaaaacaatgcatttgagtcagttctaatgagttggatgaaactagagcctgttatacagagtgaagtaagtcacaaagagaaaaacaaatatcatatattaatgcatatatacagaatttagaaaaaatggtgctgatactgatgaacttatttgcagagcaggaacagagacaaagacagaaagaacagacttgtggtcatAGCAGCAGAAGGTGAGattgggatgaactgagagagtagcactgaagcaTATATATTACcacacagccagtgggaatttgctctatgatgcagacagctcaacccagtgctctctgACAACCTctagggtgggatggggtgggaggtgggaagaaggttcaagagggagggaatatacatATAccagttcatgttgatgtatggcagaaactgtaCATTGTCaagttccaattaaaaataaataaattaagacatgctaaaaaaaaaagaaaacaaataagccACAGGATATGATATACAGTAAAAGAAATATGGTcagtaatattgtaataactctGATGgagacagatggttactagatcTGTCGTCATTTTATAATGTACGTAAGTGTCAAATCATTGTTGTACACCTGATACTAACATAAaattgtatgtcaactatatttcaatttaaaaggaTGTACTTGCTTTTCTTCTGTTAGAGTAAATGAATCTTCCTACCTAAGAAACACCTTAGGCAAATTTTAtagctcttttaaaatataatctattattttataggaaaatacaaaacaatttAGCATCagaaagtcatatttttaaaactgctatTTATACAATCAAATCTCATTTCTTGTTAAATTAAGtactatagctttttttttttaagttttcctatAGAACAAACAGCCTTATTCATTGACTTTGACTTTCATACCCTTAGACCCTCTTAAACTACAGCAAAGTTTTGGTTAtacttttagtttcctttgtgaTCAATACTTTTTAACATGAAATGCAAGGAGTTGGTCAGGCCTGATactaattttgacttgaattTTAATAGTCAGAGAAGTTGGTATTATCCTCAGAAAGCAATCCCGCTTCACTTCTCTACCTCACCCTCCACAATGAAGAGCTTTGAACTTCCGTTGCAGGAGTTCACAGTAAAATGGCAGATTTTCTCAGGTCATGGGTTCCTCTTTTCAAATTTCAATAATTTCCTTTACTTCAATGCACCACAGTCGGGTTTATTCAGCTCCTAGTTTCCTCAGTCCTAAAGTAAATTAAgcgtgaatattcactggaaggactgatgctagagctccaatactttggccacctgatgcaaagagccaactcattggaaaagacgctgatgctgtgaaagattcagggaaggaggaggaaggggtgacagaggatgagctggttgggtgGCATAATcggcacaatggacatgagtttgagcaaactctgggacttagtgaaggacagtgaagcctggtgtgttgtagtgcatggggttgcaaagagtcagacatgatttagcaactgaacaacagtttcCTCAAGATCCATTCTCTGAATGCTCTAGCCATTGGCCTATAGAATGTGCAGTTATCTTTTCTGAAGCATCAGAGTGCTTGAGAAACTCTGAGCCAGAATATGCTTAAAGCTTCCTGTACTGGGAGTGGAAGATAACCTGTTGTTAAATAACAGCCACCTTGAAGGGAAACAAACTATACTCTGGTTAGAAGATACCACCTCTTCAGAATGGCCATTCCTGCTCTCAAATCTAAATGAAGCATTGATGACAGGTTGTAAATATCTAAGTGTATGTGCTTATTTGAATGTTTCCCTTTCTGGACAGCAAGCTTTTTCCCATTACACAAAGTTACATAAGGGCAGGAACTGTTTATTTTGTTCAAAGGATGCACTCAGAGGTTATCCTAGTCCTTTACACAAGTacttgttgaatggatgaatgaatggcgggctgaaaggaggaagaaatgttTGTGACTGGGCAATTTAAGTGCAATGAGTACAACCAGAAGAATGAGTACACTCACAGAAGAATGAAGGCATCATGTTTGTCCATGTCTTGGGTCAACTGAGAGATCTATGCCTGAGGATGCACGCAGGGATGTGTTTATTGGTAGGTTGGGGGCAGTGACTAGTGTGTATGTCTCTTTAGGTTGGATGTGTATGCATATAAATACCGGAACTGAAGAGACTACTGTGAGACTAGATGCAAAGTGGAATTTGTATGGATGACAAAGGTCAAGAGGGTAAGTTCTGAAGACTCATGCTACCCTGGATTTGCCCTGCATTGTGCTAGCAGACTGGCAGTTTTTGCAGGACAGGGTTCTAGTGGTGCCCTGGATAAGCTGATGCAAGTCAAGGGACCTCATAGCTATAGCCAGTACCTCATAGCTATAGCCCTGTCCAAGAACAGCTTCTTTCCCCATCATATCTTGGCTCacaaagatgctttttttttttcttatccatttTAGATTGAAAATGTCCCCCTCCCAGTCTTCCTCCCCTCTGCAAGTTCCCCACATTGGCTCCCTGCTTCCAGGGAGAGCTGCATTCATTTCTTCCAAATAAAAGTGTTTTGGTTCTTATAAATATCtcaaaattaagggaaaaaaaaaaggaaatctatttTTGAGGAAAACCAGGTAAATTCTGTGTCTGAGTAAAATTTACTAATATCAGCTCAATAGCTAGACTGTGATTACAGTCAATATTAGGTGTACCCTTGAGAAATTATCTAATAAAGTTAACCTAAGTAGGCAATAGGAATCATCTCTTTGAAAGTAATTCTTTCATTCTCATGAAGGGGAGGAAAGGGGATTGACTAAACTAtcttatttgttattatttagtagctaagtcatgtccagcttttttgtggcctcatggactatagccccaccaggctcctctgtccatgggatttcccaggcaagaatactggagtgggttgccatttcctcctccaagggagtttcctgacccagggattgaactcgcatctcctccattgacaggtggattctttaccactgagccaccaggaaagcccaaaattaTCTGACAGATACCTTAATTCTCTTTCTGTGATTATATATATAACCAGTCTTTGGATATTTTGGGCAAGGCCCAGGCAAAACTAAGTTCTATCAAAGTAATATATACTCAACTTATTATGATGCCCTCTAAAACATCAGGGAGGATAAACACTTTATGCATAAATTTGGAGAACATAACTGTATGTAGAAATAATAACTCTTTTTAATATGTGTCAGGTATTTTTTTCATGTGGGTTACTAAATTACTTAAACTTCAAAAGAATCAACTTAGTAAAAACTCCTTTTCAGTAAGGTTTAGGCAACTTAACTTACTTACTATGACCTTGAATCCAGACTTTCTCTATCCCAAAGCCAATgatactgaggaaaaaaaaaagaagtctaagATTCATGTGGCTGTAGTTCCTGGGCTAACAAATATAGAGGTTAGAGATAGAGGTTTCGGGATTGGACAGACCTATATTTAAATCTTTGTTCTGCCATTTATCAATACTGTGATCTGTAATTTACTCAACCTTTCTGTGCTAGGTGGGGTGATTATTTGCAAGCAATAGAAACTGAGCATGATCAATTTAAGtaggaaaataatttattggAAAGACAATCAGCACACAAAGAATCAACAGGAAGACAGGCAGAGCAAACTcagccaaggtcacacctaaTCAAGATGGTCAGAAAGCCTCAACCAGCAGCCAGTAGGACTCTTCACATTGCCACCCCCAAATGCTGTGTAGTCTTTTAAGAAATGACAATGTCTTCCTCCACATTCCTCAACCAAATATCAGTTAGCTCATCTATAAACTGGGCCTACTACCGTGTAGTACCTGCTTCACAGGTTTCTTGTGTGGTTAGACGACACCTGCATACATCAGTCAGCACACTGCCTCACACAAGCTAAGCACTGGATAAATTTCAGCTGGCCTGACTAATTTTTGTGCCTTTGAGCAAGTCACATAGCTTTTTTGTGCCCACCGTCTCATTACTGAAGACCAATGACTCCAATCATACTGTTTTGTCAGCACAGGGTAACTGCCCAAACAAGCAGCCCCTCAAATCTCAGGGgattctttctcttcatttccttGTCCAGTGAAGGTCACTGGGATTAGAATGAGGTCCTCACTCAATGCAGGTATACAAGGACCCAGTCACCTTCTACCTAATGGCTCTGCCATACACCGGGGCCTTGTATCCTATTGGCAGAAAAGGGAAGATAGAGAGCACAGAGGATCAGGGTCCTTTAGGGACCAGGCCTGAAAGTGATACACATCACTTCCTCCTATTTCCACTGGCCAGAATACACTCACATGAGCCTCAGCTAGCCACAAGAAGTCTGGGAAATGCCATCCAGCTATGTGttcaagaaaaatggaaacaggattTGGAAAAGCATGGGTCTCCATCACACACCTACCTAACATCTTCAGGGGGTTACTAAGaagagcacagttcagttcagttcagttcaatcacttagtcgtgtccaattctttgtgaccccgtggactgcagcacaccaggcctccctctccatcaccaactcccggagtttactcaaactcatgtccattgagtcagtgatgccatccaaccatctcatcctcttctgtccccttctcctcctgccttcaatctttcccagcatcagggtcttttcaaatgagtcagctctttgcatcaggtggccaaagtacaggagtttcagtttcagcatcagtccttccaatgaacatccaggactgatttcctttatgttggatttccttgcagtccaagggactctcaagagtcttctccaacaccacagttcaaaagcatcaattcttcagcactcagctttctttatactccaactctcatatccgtacatgactactggaaaaatcatagccttgactagatggacctttgttggcaaggtaatgtctctgctttttaatatgctgtctaggttggtcataacttttcttccaaggagtaaacgtcttatttcatggctgcagtcaccatttgcagtgattttggagccccccaaaatgaagttagccactgtttccactgtttctccatctatttgccaagaagtaatgggaccggatgccatgatcttagttttctgaatgttgagttttaagccaactgtttcactctcttctttcactttgtgAATGCAATTGTGAAAGTTCCGTGGAAAGCAGTCAACAAGCTATAGAAAAAGAAGGGTGTTGATGACTAAACCAGGGAGTCTCTGTGTATTTTCTGAAGTGCTAAAATATACAGCAATTCAGGGGATGTgagaagaaactaaaatataATCAGCATGTCCATCTTCCTGTAAAAGAGACACCTGGACTTATAAGACTTTATCTCTCCACCTGTACCTTCCAAAATGAGCAACACTtctgtggggggagggaggagacagttagggagttttggattgacatgtacatactgctgtatttaaaatggataaccaacaaggaccatactgaatagcacatggaactctgctcaatgttatatggcagcctagatgggaggggagttttggAGGAAGAAtggacacatatatatgtatggctgagtcccttcattgttcacctgaaacaatcacaacattgtttgttaactggctatattccaatacaaaataaaaagtttctttttaaaaatgatctccaactaataaaaataaatggaaaaaaatgatcaatattaattaaataatcttCTTTCTTTGTCCATTAGCCCAGTTTACAATGGGAGTGCAGTGGAAATATCTGTatggagaaagaagaggggaaGAATAAAAAGGTAGAAAGGTGTCACTTTGATGAGTGAAACTGTCAGAGAAGAAGGAAGCCTGAAGCAATCACTGGGTAGCGACCAGCCTCCACCGTGGTAATTCAGGCCCACATGAAGACTCTGAGGAGTCAATCACAGTACTATCATGTATAACAGCCCTAAGCACTAGAATCAGCACAAAATTTAttcttggaaaatgaaaataattaggtGCACATTTAAAATGCACCGCTAAAAAGGGAGGGACCAAAGCCACAATCATGGACCTCTTTTCATGTCCAACATCAGGTTAATGTCATGCTTGTAATTTACTAAACCAGTTGGGTGAGCACATGGAAGGCAGATGTGGCTATGGGCACTGGGTTATCTGCACTAGATAGACACCTTTTTCACCTTTTTGAGAATCTATATGGCCAGTCCTGAATGACAGAGAGGAGGTTTTGTGTGGGCTTTGCTACGCGAATGTTACCTCTTTAGGAATGCTCTAGATCTGGCCAGCTTTGCCTCAGTATGGGGTCCAGGCCAGATCTGATTCATCCTGCTGCCTTCCTCCCAGGAACTAGCCTCTTTGTTTCCCATTCTTTTGACCCAAGGAAGATTCAACCTAGTCAAAGGGAATGTAGTTGGTAGCCTCCAAGTGGACTCTGCTTTTAAGAGTTCCCGTCTTATGATGTTGACCTATAGTCCAGTAATTTAGCTAGCAGAGAGCAATCTAAAGGATCAGTCAGGCCATTCTTGGACTAGTGCAAACCTTCAGGGAGGATTTGATGACAGAATTGAAATAGAGACTTACAGTGTAGAGTAGGGATTGAGGCAGAAATGGCAAGAGAAGATACAAATCAATGCTTAGAATAAAATCTTTTcataaaatacacaaacaatGACAAGAATTGTCCACCTAATCATGGGGATTCTTCGTTTTCTTTTGCAACGTACATTCCCAGGAGAGTGTGAGGGACACTGAACAACAGTGTCGTGgtttttcaaataaagaaaataaagtatttgttgGCCAAATTTTCAACTTTTACTTTTGAAGGCTAAACTTAAGTTTTAAGAATCATGTACCAAGAGAGGGTAGAGGTAAACCTCATAACAGTTTTTGTCTTATGTTCTggattcttattttcattttcataaagctACTCTGGAAAGCAAATGTAAATGACTAGTAAGAAAAACAGCTCTGTTGGTAACAAGTCCAGTTTATCAGCAATGTGTGAAAATCTCTAATCCTAATTCTCTCAACAGGGTGCCtcaacttttatatttaaaatactctcCATCATGAAAAGTTAACAAGGACCAATTCAAATTGTTCTCCATTTTAGGAACTTCAAATGCAAAGagaattggagaaaaaaaaaaatgttattagcAGAGGGTGGAACTTCCCACCTCGCCTTCAAACTGTTACTAATAACCACCTGACAGGCTGACAGTGATGCAATGTGGTCAGGAAAGATTGGGGGTAGAACGTGCAGTTTCCTTTCTCAATGCTGACACAACCCTAGAGCTTACTACTCAACAGGAAGCGCAGACAATACGAGTGGTAATAGGGGATTAGGGCTCTGAGAAACTGAGGGATCTCCATCAGTTCTTTTTATATGGGCTACCAAATGTATGTTTCTTTCTGAACCCCTGACATTCATGTGGAAACAAGACAAATAACACATTGATGTTATATCAGTATACCCACATGGTGCCTTATACACTTATGTCCTGTAATTAGCTGAAAACTGGAATGCTTTGTTTTTCCTATTATTCATTTGTTACTGTGTCACTTGAGAATAACGGGAGCACCAGATAAATTCTTAAGTTTGTACATTCACGAAATAATAAAGGCATGAGTTCCCGCTTTAGCATATAAAAGGATCAAGTTATTTATCTATCCTGTGAGGAGATGCATTACGTTAAAATGCATGTATCCGACCTCTGGAAAGAGACTTTCCTAGGAACTGAAATTATGAAGGCTCACACAATCTCACTTcacggtttaaaaaaaaatggtgaagcGGTTATAATTATGCCATAAAGctttacaatcttttttttttttttttagttttcagttctGACTTTAGcaagtaaaatattaatagaacagTTCTGACTATAGCAAGTAAAATAGAAAGAAGGGAATAACGAGAAGAAGGTAAATTGTAATTCAAAGATTAAAAGGTAGAGCAAATAGGCTTTTCCAAGAGTTAACCAGTGAGGTAGTGACTGGACAATTCCTTTACTTGAAAACAATCCCAGTCTCTCTGCATCAGCCTTTCCAAGGATTCATGGTGAAGGTGTCTAAATCCGGCTGTTAACCGAGCCCAGACACGAAACTCGGTCTAACCGTTCTCACGGGCCGCAGAAGTTCCCCGGAGGAGGACAAAGGTCTCCGCGGTACCCCAGGCAGCTCCGCATCACCGTCCGTCCCCCGGAGGGCCGCGCGCAGGCTCTCCGCAGCCGCAGGTCTCCGCCACCTGCGACGGGAGACGTTGCTGTCCcggctccctcccccacccctcccgctTTTTTTGCTTCTGCACTGCCAATGAACTCCTTTCGTGGTGAGGGAATGGACTCCTCGTCGTTTCCCCGCCCAACCCTGGTGCCCACTCGCCCATCCAGTCACCATGACAGTCACGCGCACCCTTACTTCTGATCCGGGACCACTCGCGCACGCACCCTATTTCTCCTCCCCCggccgcgcgcgcgcgcgcacacacacacacctcgaCAGCTCCCAGGTAGAGTCCTAAGCCGCTGACCTCCCTTCCCAGCACCCAGATGTTGCAACTCGGCTGAAGAAGGTGCGAGAAATAGCCCACTTGGAGAGGGAGGCAGCGAGGAAAAAAAGATGCCGGTTTCAGAGCTGTCCTCCCTGGATGCCGAGTTCAAAGTAGCTAAGAGGGTGCACAGGAGAATACCGGGACTTCCCCAGGGTCCCCGCGGACCGCGGCCTCTCCGCACCACCTGCCTAGAGCAGGGTGGCCAAGCCTCCACACCATCCCAGCCCCACGGTGGGCTGGAAAGCCGCAGGCAAGCAGCCGGCGGAGGCGTGGTGGCACCCGCGCCGCCCGGGGCCCCGCCCTCCGCCCCGCAGCGCTTCCTCGCCGCGCACGGGAGAGAGCGGGCGCCCCGCCCACTTCACATCTGGCCAATGGGCGCCCAGGCCGCGCGCTGTGtggccccgcccccgccaggGAAACTTGAAGCTGCAGAAAAGTTTGTACAGAGGCTGGACCGGCAAGAGCGGAGCTGGAAACCCGGCAGCCCGAGAGGAAGATGAACCGCCCCAGGTCAGCGCCTCGGGCCGAGGGGACCTCAAGCTGCCCCCAGGGCGTCAGAAGCGCCCTCAGCTGTAGCCGCCAGCCCCGGTAGCCGCCCGCgctgccctgggctggggaggagggcggCCCGAGCCGGGTACCCAGGCTCGGTGCCACCTGCGCGTGCCGCCGCACACCTGAGAGCTGTCCGCCCGCGGACGATTCCCGCGGGCTCCGCAAAGCTTGGATCGTCTTTGAAGAAACGAAGGAAAAGACGAAGGAAAAAAGCAATCCATGATCGGGCTTCATTGACCCACTTCGCTGCCCTTCTGTTTCAAGTTTTTGAAAGCTGACCACTGACCCCAGTTCCGGAAAACTGGCAGCCACCGAGAGCAGGCTCTGAGAAGGCAGAGCTTTGGCAGGCTCCACATTGAGCAGGGCACGGCTGAGGGCGGGTTGAAGGCTTGTCCAGGACAGCTGAGGCTTGACCCTGGGGCTTACGTAACTGCAACCTCCGCGGCTTCCACAGGTGAGATAGGGTCGGGGGCACTGGGCAGAGAGCGGTGCGGGCGCCCCTTGAGCGTAGCCAGGAAATGAAGAGTGCTCTATTCAAATTGTCTTCCATAACTTGTTTTCAGCGAGACTTTTATTGACTCAGAATCTGTCGGGAAAACGAGCAAGCCACTTTTCCCTTGAGATAGGCCTTGTTCATCTTGGCAGTGGAATGAGTTgggttggggagaggagagaaagacagTATCAACGTATAAATATTAATGCCGGTAGAGTGGTGCTGCCGGCAGGACTTATCCGGAGCCTGGAGATTTCGGTAGCTGTAGTTGGTaagtggctacagtccacaatgTTGGATCGAGTTGCTCCCCCGATCTCATCAGCATATTGCTTCTTGGGAGCGGGCCTGACACCTTTTTGCAAGTGGTAATTTCTTCTCATCGCTTCTTCGTCTGTCTCCTATTCTCCACAGACCCAGCCTCGCACTCCAAGGCAGTGTACCGTCGGCCACCACCATGACCGCCCCTGGGACCAATGCATCATCCTCCCAGGTCTCCAACCCACTGAACAGCCCAGTGACCATCCCGGCGGTGATGTTCATCTTCGGGGTGGTGGGCAACCTGGTGGCCATCGTGGTGCTCTGCAAGTCGCGCAAAGAGCAGAAGGAGACGACTTTCTACACCCTGGTATGCGGGCTGGCGGTCACCGACCTGCTAGGCACGTTGCTGGTGAGCCCGGTGACCATCGCCACCTACTTGAAGGGCCAGTGGCCTGGGGGCCACGCTCTGTGCGAATACAGCACCTTCATCCTGCTCTTCTTCGGCCTGTCGGGGCTCAGCATCATCTGCGCGATGAGTATCGAGCGCTACCTGGCCATCAACCACGCCTACTTCTACAGCCACTACGTGGACAAGCGGCTGGCCGGGCTCACGCTCTTCGCGGTCTACGCGTCCAACGTGCTCTTCTGCGCGCTGCCCAGCATGGGCCTGGGCAGTTCGCGACTGCAGTACCCGGCCACCTGGTGCTTCATCGACTGGACCACCAACGTGACGGCACACGCCGCCTTCTCCTACATGTATGCGGGCTTCAGCTCCTTCCTCATCCTCGCCACGGTGCTCTGCAACGTGCTGGTGTGCGGCGCGCTGCTCCGCATGCACCGCCAGTTCATGCGCCGCACCTCGCTGGGCACCGAGCACCAACagcccgcggccgccgccgccgccgccctggCCCCGACCGCCTGCCGGGCTGCCCCGGTCGCCGCCTCCCCCGCCCTGCCGCGCCTCAGCGACTTTCGCCGCCGCCGGAGCTTCCGCCGCAGCGCGGGCGCGGAGATCCAGATGGTCATCTTACTCATCGCCACCTCCCTGGTGGTGCTCATCTGCTCCATCCCTCTTGTGGTGAGTGGCAGGGGCCCGGGCCCCACTCGGCCCTTTCCTgcgtcctcctccctcctccatcGCCCCTCCCTGCTCTCCCTCTCCTCGGCCGCCGGCCACCGACGTGTCTCCTCCAG
The Muntiacus reevesi chromosome 14, mMunRee1.1, whole genome shotgun sequence DNA segment above includes these coding regions:
- the PTGER4 gene encoding prostaglandin E2 receptor EP4 subtype; the encoded protein is MTAPGTNASSSQVSNPLNSPVTIPAVMFIFGVVGNLVAIVVLCKSRKEQKETTFYTLVCGLAVTDLLGTLLVSPVTIATYLKGQWPGGHALCEYSTFILLFFGLSGLSIICAMSIERYLAINHAYFYSHYVDKRLAGLTLFAVYASNVLFCALPSMGLGSSRLQYPATWCFIDWTTNVTAHAAFSYMYAGFSSFLILATVLCNVLVCGALLRMHRQFMRRTSLGTEHQQPAAAAAAALAPTACRAAPVAASPALPRLSDFRRRRSFRRSAGAEIQMVILLIATSLVVLICSIPLVVRVFVNQLYRPQLEPVISKNPDLQAIRIASVNPILDPWIYILLRKTVLSKAIEKIKCLFCRIGGSRRERPGPPCSDSRRTSSAVSGHSRSFLSRELKEISSTSQTLLYTPELSENGLGGGRSLLPGVPGLGLTQLDSTSLRTLRGSETSDSSQGQDSESFLLVDEAGGSCRAGPAPKGSSLQVPFPNETLNLSEKCI